From the Microbacterium sp. W4I4 genome, one window contains:
- a CDS encoding beta-galactosidase translates to MTQHRDDERVREVRIDALAFGGDYNPDQWSEETWHEDIRLMKEAGVTMVSLPIFSWPQLEPEPGVYDWGWLDRVLDLLHAAGIRIDLATATATPPSWLLRAHPEMGPWDAEGRRLEFGSRQTYCPSSPIWRENVARMTRAMAERYGEHPGLAMWHISNEYGDHVSRCWCSESSRHFRRWLADRYGDLDGLNEAWGVNVWGQRYTSWDHIEVPRTAPGPINPTQLLDFERFSSDAMLELFQLEIDVLREVTPDIAVTTNFMSMFRDLDYWDFAAREDIVTDDAYPEPADPASHVGAALNYGLMRSLKGGRPWLLLESSASATSWRDVNVPKAPGKIRVESLQAVAHGSDSVMFFQWRQARYGQEKFHSSMLGHRGERSRSFQETKALGNELKRLEQVRGTRVRSRVALVVDWDSWWGSSAVESLPSQRLQWADQARAWHRAMHTLGHAVDAVRAAGPFEEYDVVVVPNLYIADQAQADAMRAFVENGGHVVVGPFSGVVDATEKVHEGGAPGPLRDLLGIEVDEQWPLADGVVERAFYDGDTIDVPCWAEWIEADADVEVRGVHASGVLEGRPAITRRTVGSGSAWYVSTMLEPEGMLTVFRDVLRSAGLPARRHVDVDAEAVTRTDGTTDYTFLLNHGTAPVAFALPASGVDLLTGADAAGVVELGGYGAAVIASPHAASVPFISLTAPNE, encoded by the coding sequence GTGACCCAGCACCGCGACGATGAGCGCGTCCGGGAAGTCCGGATCGACGCTCTCGCCTTCGGCGGCGATTACAACCCGGACCAGTGGTCCGAGGAGACCTGGCACGAGGACATCCGCCTGATGAAGGAGGCGGGCGTCACGATGGTCAGCCTGCCGATCTTCAGCTGGCCGCAGCTCGAGCCGGAGCCCGGCGTGTACGACTGGGGCTGGCTCGATCGCGTCCTTGACCTGCTGCACGCGGCAGGCATCCGCATCGATCTCGCGACGGCGACGGCCACCCCGCCGTCCTGGCTGCTGCGCGCGCACCCCGAGATGGGCCCCTGGGATGCCGAGGGGCGCCGCCTCGAGTTCGGCTCCCGGCAGACGTACTGCCCCTCCTCTCCGATCTGGCGCGAGAACGTGGCCAGGATGACCCGTGCGATGGCGGAGCGCTACGGCGAGCACCCGGGCCTTGCGATGTGGCACATCTCCAACGAATACGGCGACCACGTCTCCCGCTGCTGGTGCTCGGAGTCGAGCCGGCACTTCCGTCGCTGGCTGGCAGACCGCTACGGCGACCTCGACGGTCTGAACGAGGCCTGGGGTGTGAACGTCTGGGGTCAGCGCTACACCTCCTGGGATCACATCGAGGTGCCCCGCACGGCGCCGGGTCCGATCAACCCCACGCAGCTGCTGGACTTCGAGCGGTTCTCCTCGGATGCCATGCTCGAGCTCTTCCAGCTCGAGATCGACGTGCTGCGCGAGGTCACTCCCGACATCGCCGTCACCACCAACTTCATGAGCATGTTCCGCGACCTGGACTACTGGGACTTCGCCGCGCGCGAGGACATCGTCACCGACGACGCCTACCCCGAGCCCGCCGACCCCGCCTCCCACGTCGGGGCCGCGCTGAACTACGGGCTGATGCGCTCGCTCAAGGGCGGCCGCCCGTGGCTGCTGCTGGAGTCATCGGCCAGCGCCACCAGCTGGCGCGACGTCAACGTGCCCAAGGCCCCGGGGAAGATCCGCGTCGAGAGCCTGCAGGCGGTCGCGCACGGCTCCGATTCCGTGATGTTCTTCCAGTGGCGCCAGGCCAGATACGGGCAGGAGAAGTTCCACTCCTCGATGCTCGGGCATCGCGGCGAGCGCTCCCGCAGCTTCCAGGAGACCAAGGCGCTCGGCAACGAGCTCAAGCGACTCGAGCAGGTCCGGGGCACCCGGGTGCGCTCCCGTGTGGCGCTGGTCGTGGACTGGGACTCGTGGTGGGGGTCGAGCGCGGTCGAGTCGCTGCCGTCGCAGCGACTGCAGTGGGCGGACCAGGCCCGCGCGTGGCACCGCGCGATGCACACGCTCGGCCACGCGGTGGACGCAGTCCGCGCGGCCGGTCCCTTCGAGGAATATGACGTCGTGGTGGTCCCCAACCTCTACATCGCCGACCAGGCCCAGGCCGACGCGATGCGCGCGTTCGTCGAGAACGGCGGACACGTCGTGGTCGGTCCGTTCTCCGGCGTCGTGGACGCCACCGAGAAGGTGCACGAGGGCGGAGCGCCCGGCCCGCTGCGCGATCTGCTCGGCATCGAGGTGGACGAGCAGTGGCCGCTCGCCGACGGAGTCGTGGAACGCGCGTTCTACGACGGCGACACCATCGACGTGCCCTGCTGGGCCGAGTGGATCGAGGCGGACGCCGATGTCGAGGTGCGTGGAGTCCATGCATCCGGTGTGCTCGAGGGGCGCCCGGCGATCACCCGCCGCACCGTCGGCTCCGGCTCCGCCTGGTACGTCAGCACCATGCTCGAACCCGAAGGCATGCTGACCGTGTTCCGCGACGTGCTGCGCAGCGCCGGACTCCCCGCGCGCAGGCACGTGGACGTGGATGCCGAGGCCGTCACCCGCACCGATGGCACCACGGACTACACGTTCCTGCTCAACCACGGCACCGCTCCGGTCGCGTTCGCGCTCCCGGCATCGGGCGTCGACCTGCTCACCGGGGCGGATGCAGCCGGTGTCGTCGAACTCGGCGGCTACGGTGCAGCCGTCATCGCGTCGCCGCACGCGGCGTCCGTCCCGTTCATCTCCCTGACCGCTCCCAACGAATGA
- a CDS encoding GntR family transcriptional regulator encodes MAIERKNLRSQVRDELLARMRTGLAKPGASINEVQLAAELGVSRTPLREALIALESEGQITSENGKGFRFVPLSAGEFEDLAPVMAALESLALELSPVDELKKVGERLVELADAFTDELVEHRLVISRDDEWHAVMLSACPNKRLLDVIESVRGSFHRYESLLVAEDVKVERVAAEHAEIARNIAAGDIPAAAEALKANWMHGMRRILDNSSSAYFTA; translated from the coding sequence ATGGCCATCGAGCGCAAGAACCTCCGTTCGCAGGTGCGGGACGAACTGCTCGCGCGCATGCGCACGGGCCTGGCGAAACCCGGAGCCAGCATCAACGAGGTGCAGCTGGCGGCCGAGCTCGGCGTGAGCCGCACACCCCTGCGCGAGGCCCTGATCGCGCTGGAGTCCGAGGGACAGATCACCAGCGAGAACGGCAAGGGCTTCCGGTTCGTTCCGCTCAGTGCCGGCGAGTTCGAGGATCTGGCACCGGTCATGGCCGCGCTGGAGAGCCTGGCGCTCGAGCTGTCCCCCGTCGACGAGCTGAAGAAGGTCGGCGAGCGTCTGGTCGAGCTGGCGGATGCGTTCACCGACGAACTGGTCGAGCACCGTCTCGTCATCAGCCGTGACGACGAGTGGCACGCCGTGATGCTCTCGGCCTGCCCCAACAAGCGCCTGCTCGACGTGATCGAGAGCGTGCGCGGGTCGTTCCACCGCTACGAGTCGCTGCTTGTCGCCGAGGACGTGAAAGTCGAGCGCGTGGCAGCCGAGCACGCCGAGATCGCCCGCAACATCGCCGCCGGTGACATCCCCGCCGCCGCCGAGGCGCTGAAGGCGAATTGGATGCACGGCATGCGCCGCATCCTCGACAACTCCTCCAGCGCCTACTTCACCGCCTGA
- a CDS encoding carbohydrate ABC transporter permease: protein MSTQLITTGRDRRSGMPDRRRGEPLARRIILRSPVYLLMIGAGILSLVPFLWMVIASSHRTSDLFVTPLPLLPGGEFWQNLARLQESIGFGQVMLNSVLVAVLYTVFSAAISVMCGYGLATYRFRGRGVLLGVILVTMMIPMQVLLVPLFQMMASLGWIDSYQALIVPFLANAFGIFLMRQGFLDFPHTLVEAARIDGASELRTFYRIVLPVARPQLAALIIYTFISQWNSFIWPLLMLNTEDKYTIPVALNTMIGLSRVDYSGLMLGSLLATLPLLILFLIFQKQFVAGLLGGAVKG from the coding sequence GTGAGCACTCAGCTGATCACCACCGGAAGGGACCGACGCTCCGGGATGCCGGATCGCCGGCGCGGTGAGCCGCTGGCCCGACGGATCATCCTGCGCAGCCCCGTCTACCTGCTGATGATCGGTGCGGGCATCCTGTCGCTCGTGCCCTTCCTGTGGATGGTCATCGCCTCCAGTCACCGGACGAGCGACCTGTTCGTCACCCCTCTGCCGCTGCTGCCCGGCGGGGAGTTCTGGCAGAACCTCGCCCGACTGCAGGAGTCCATCGGATTCGGGCAGGTGATGCTCAACAGCGTCCTGGTCGCCGTGCTCTACACGGTCTTCAGCGCCGCGATCAGCGTGATGTGCGGCTACGGCCTGGCGACCTACCGCTTCCGCGGCCGGGGCGTGCTGCTGGGCGTCATCCTCGTGACGATGATGATCCCCATGCAGGTGCTGCTGGTGCCGCTGTTCCAGATGATGGCGAGCCTGGGCTGGATCGATTCGTACCAGGCGCTGATCGTGCCCTTCCTGGCCAATGCGTTCGGGATCTTCCTGATGCGGCAGGGATTCCTGGACTTCCCGCACACGCTGGTCGAGGCCGCCCGCATCGACGGGGCGTCGGAGCTGCGCACGTTCTACCGCATCGTGCTCCCCGTCGCACGCCCGCAGCTCGCGGCGCTGATCATCTACACGTTCATCAGCCAGTGGAACTCGTTCATCTGGCCGCTGCTCATGCTCAACACCGAGGACAAGTACACGATCCCCGTCGCGCTGAACACGATGATCGGCCTCAGCCGGGTGGACTACTCCGGACTGATGCTGGGTTCGCTGCTGGCGACGCTGCCGCTGCTGATCCTGTTCCTGATCTTCCAGAAGCAGTTCGTCGCTGGTCTCCTCGGCGGTGCGGTCAAGGGTTGA
- a CDS encoding carbohydrate ABC transporter permease, with translation MTLQSTTRGRGIRRGLGADEGRGGGAEESRQGAPASGASRSGRLFAARMHRPGLWFALPATALMAIFFAYPLVVSLLQSFYRTQGGVSTFVGLDQYTRMLRDPLVAKSLFNAGLILIVQVPIMIALAVGLAYLLNQSWLRFRAGFRLIVFLPAITTLVAYSVVFRVIMTTDGGLLNQFLGLLGAAPIDWLNNEWWSRVAVIASITWRWTGYNMVIILAGLQAIAPELYEAARIDGAGRWQTFRHVVVPQLRPVLIFTSVTSTIGALQLFDENYILTGGGPNNATLTPVLYLYKMGFQQFDFGYASAIAWMLVILTGIIAVVQFRIMREKP, from the coding sequence ATGACCCTCCAGAGCACGACCCGGGGTCGCGGCATCCGCCGCGGCCTCGGTGCCGACGAAGGTCGCGGCGGCGGGGCGGAGGAGAGCCGACAGGGCGCTCCGGCATCCGGGGCATCCCGATCCGGGCGTCTGTTCGCCGCGCGCATGCACCGACCCGGCCTGTGGTTCGCGCTGCCCGCCACGGCGCTGATGGCGATCTTCTTCGCCTACCCCCTGGTCGTGTCGCTGCTGCAGAGCTTCTACCGCACGCAGGGCGGGGTCTCGACCTTTGTCGGCCTCGACCAGTACACGCGGATGCTCCGCGACCCGCTCGTGGCGAAGAGTCTGTTCAACGCCGGGCTCATCCTGATCGTGCAGGTGCCGATCATGATCGCCCTCGCCGTCGGGCTCGCCTATCTGCTGAACCAGTCCTGGCTGCGCTTCCGCGCGGGCTTCCGGCTCATCGTCTTCCTGCCCGCGATAACCACGCTGGTGGCCTACTCGGTCGTCTTCCGCGTGATCATGACCACCGACGGCGGGCTGCTGAACCAGTTCCTCGGGCTGCTCGGAGCCGCCCCGATCGACTGGTTGAACAACGAGTGGTGGTCGCGGGTCGCCGTGATCGCCTCGATCACCTGGCGCTGGACCGGCTACAACATGGTCATTATCCTCGCCGGGCTGCAGGCCATCGCACCGGAGCTGTACGAAGCCGCGCGCATCGACGGCGCCGGCAGGTGGCAGACCTTCCGGCATGTGGTCGTGCCGCAGCTGCGTCCGGTGCTGATCTTCACCAGCGTCACCTCCACGATCGGCGCGCTGCAGCTGTTCGACGAGAACTACATCCTCACCGGCGGCGGGCCGAACAACGCCACGCTCACCCCGGTCCTGTACCTGTACAAGATGGGCTTCCAGCAGTTCGACTTCGGCTACGCCAGCGCGATCGCCTGGATGCTCGTCATCCTCACCGGGATCATCGCGGTGGTCCAGTTCCGCATCATGAGGGAGAAGCCGTGA
- a CDS encoding ABC transporter substrate-binding protein, producing MMKRRVMWTAALTAAAALTLSGCAFGGGAPAAGGAELEKDATATGEITIWSWDVAATALKRLGAEYEKTHEGTTIDVVDIGYDNAYDKMSVGLQAGTGLPDIITLETDKNQSYLTQFPKGFTDLTPVFGDAKADFDPFKWHSGTDAEGALRVAPWDSGTVGLFYRTDYFASAGIDPASITTWDDLVAAGEAIKAKTGHTLLTADLSSGGPFSIMLQQQGQGLFDAAGEITVNSPEAVRTLTLLQTMQQKGLIKNAKGWDASVTSAKDGDSAVTPEAVWWIGTLEGEAPELAGKYAVRDLPVFAAGGAPTSNNGGSGLAIPTQAKNPQLAADFMAFVLADTDNQASMMKDEGLFPAHLPALQSDYFQQASEYFSGQQVFQTFAQLTPQIPSITFTSDQSVASDAVSNAVAAAVLNGEDPQKALDDAAAQIANSTGRKVAG from the coding sequence ATGATGAAGCGACGTGTGATGTGGACCGCAGCCCTGACAGCGGCGGCGGCTCTCACCCTGTCGGGATGTGCATTCGGCGGAGGTGCACCCGCTGCAGGCGGCGCCGAACTCGAGAAGGACGCCACGGCGACCGGCGAGATCACGATCTGGTCATGGGACGTCGCGGCGACGGCTCTCAAGCGGCTCGGCGCGGAGTACGAGAAGACCCATGAGGGCACCACCATCGATGTCGTCGACATCGGCTACGACAACGCCTACGACAAGATGTCCGTCGGGCTTCAGGCCGGCACCGGGCTGCCCGACATCATCACGCTGGAGACGGACAAGAACCAGAGCTACCTGACGCAGTTCCCGAAGGGCTTCACCGACCTGACGCCCGTGTTCGGCGACGCGAAGGCCGACTTCGACCCGTTCAAGTGGCACTCCGGAACGGATGCCGAGGGCGCGCTGCGCGTCGCCCCCTGGGACTCCGGCACGGTGGGGCTGTTCTACCGCACGGACTACTTCGCCTCCGCCGGCATCGATCCGGCATCCATCACCACCTGGGACGATCTCGTCGCGGCCGGTGAGGCCATCAAGGCGAAGACCGGCCACACGCTGCTGACCGCCGACCTCTCCTCGGGTGGACCGTTCTCGATCATGCTGCAGCAGCAGGGGCAGGGCCTGTTCGACGCCGCCGGTGAGATCACCGTGAACTCGCCCGAGGCGGTGCGCACACTCACTCTGCTGCAGACCATGCAGCAGAAGGGGCTGATCAAGAACGCCAAGGGCTGGGATGCCAGCGTCACCAGCGCGAAGGACGGCGACTCCGCCGTCACACCCGAGGCCGTCTGGTGGATCGGCACGCTCGAGGGCGAAGCGCCCGAGCTCGCCGGGAAATACGCCGTGCGCGACCTTCCCGTCTTCGCGGCGGGCGGAGCACCCACCTCGAACAACGGCGGCTCCGGACTCGCCATCCCGACACAGGCGAAGAACCCGCAGCTGGCCGCCGACTTCATGGCCTTCGTGCTCGCCGACACCGACAACCAGGCGAGCATGATGAAGGACGAGGGGCTCTTCCCTGCCCACCTGCCGGCCCTGCAGTCGGACTACTTCCAGCAGGCCAGCGAGTACTTCAGCGGACAGCAGGTGTTCCAGACGTTCGCCCAGCTGACGCCGCAGATCCCGTCCATCACGTTCACCTCCGACCAGTCGGTGGCATCCGACGCCGTCTCCAACGCCGTCGCCGCAGCGGTGCTGAACGGCGAGGACCCCCAGAAGGCGCTCGACGACGCCGCGGCGCAGATCGCCAACTCGACGGGTCGGAAGGTCGCCGGCTGA
- a CDS encoding amylo-alpha-1,6-glucosidase — translation MTDADMPDAARLAVLAGRHLDLVTAPFTLPRSRVLVFRADDGVRVHTSEYERRLEDCRVLDEVTVTDAAGAVLPVRDVQPHRIAFGSETGSAVATLAFDGPAALSVAGSDGVHATLRHRDGRVERHPLAGGGIRIRIAPDRSIAIEPGDHESALAESERLWLEWFARCPRVREDLQQMTAFCWWVLGANIVELPALGDARAVVPSKIGYVGLWQWDAYFIAVGLRHGDPELAREQLDIAFRFPGADGQLPDVVHEEGILATSDDLPESDRATLRRAGSQIADPSQPVPLTKPPLAAWALRKVLEAEDRPDWAREQLGRVIRSQDWWFAVSDLDGDGMPEYGHPYSSGLDDSPIFDGPIPTAAPDLAAYLVCQDREIAALLGRYEPNADTDRFLARAERTQELLNGMWDADTGRFLARGAGEEIRSDTVVGLMPLRTGTLPDGIRDALRDAVDDPARYGLDWGLPTVAADDPDFSPERMWRGPVWINTSVLVAEGLELSGYAERARELREQTARLVVHGGGPHEYYNPFTGFKAERATTSFGWSAALFVDLAVALT, via the coding sequence ATGACGGATGCCGACATGCCGGATGCCGCCCGGCTCGCAGTCCTCGCCGGACGCCACCTCGACCTGGTCACCGCGCCGTTCACCCTGCCGCGCTCGCGCGTGCTGGTGTTCCGCGCCGACGACGGGGTGCGGGTGCACACCTCGGAGTACGAGAGACGCCTCGAGGATTGCCGCGTGCTGGATGAGGTGACGGTCACCGATGCCGCCGGTGCCGTGCTGCCGGTCCGCGACGTGCAGCCGCACCGGATCGCCTTCGGTTCGGAGACCGGCTCGGCCGTCGCCACCCTCGCCTTCGACGGTCCGGCTGCCCTGAGCGTCGCGGGGAGCGACGGCGTACACGCGACATTGCGGCATCGGGACGGTCGGGTGGAGCGGCATCCGCTCGCCGGCGGCGGCATCCGCATCCGGATCGCACCCGACCGTTCGATCGCGATCGAACCGGGCGATCACGAGTCCGCGCTCGCCGAGAGCGAGCGGCTGTGGCTGGAGTGGTTCGCGCGCTGCCCTCGGGTGCGCGAGGACCTGCAGCAGATGACCGCGTTCTGCTGGTGGGTGCTCGGTGCGAACATCGTCGAGCTGCCCGCCCTCGGTGACGCGCGCGCGGTCGTGCCGTCGAAGATCGGCTACGTCGGGCTCTGGCAGTGGGACGCATACTTCATCGCCGTCGGCCTGCGGCACGGCGACCCGGAGCTCGCCCGCGAGCAGCTGGACATCGCCTTCCGCTTCCCCGGTGCTGACGGGCAGCTGCCCGACGTCGTGCACGAGGAGGGGATCCTCGCCACCAGCGACGACCTGCCCGAGAGCGACCGGGCGACGCTGCGTCGCGCGGGCTCGCAGATCGCCGACCCGTCGCAGCCGGTGCCCCTCACCAAGCCGCCGCTCGCGGCCTGGGCGCTGCGCAAGGTGCTGGAGGCGGAGGACCGCCCGGACTGGGCCCGCGAACAGCTGGGGCGGGTGATCCGATCGCAGGACTGGTGGTTCGCCGTCTCGGACCTGGACGGCGACGGGATGCCGGAGTACGGGCATCCGTACTCGTCCGGTCTGGATGACAGTCCGATCTTCGACGGCCCGATCCCCACGGCCGCTCCCGACCTGGCCGCGTATCTGGTCTGCCAGGACCGCGAGATCGCCGCTCTGCTCGGTCGCTACGAGCCGAATGCCGACACCGACCGCTTCCTCGCCCGCGCGGAGCGCACGCAGGAGTTGCTGAACGGGATGTGGGATGCCGATACCGGCCGCTTCCTCGCCCGTGGGGCGGGGGAGGAGATCCGCTCCGACACCGTCGTGGGACTCATGCCGCTGCGCACCGGAACGCTGCCGGACGGCATCCGTGACGCCCTGCGCGACGCCGTCGACGACCCGGCCCGCTACGGCCTGGACTGGGGCCTGCCGACCGTCGCCGCCGACGACCCGGACTTCTCTCCCGAGAGGATGTGGCGCGGACCTGTCTGGATCAACACCAGCGTCCTGGTGGCCGAGGGGCTCGAGCTCTCGGGGTACGCGGAGCGCGCCCGCGAGCTCCGCGAGCAGACCGCCCGCCTCGTCGTGCACGGCGGTGGCCCGCACGAGTACTACAACCCCTTCACCGGATTCAAGGCCGAGCGGGCGACGACCTCCTTCGGGTGGTCTGCCGCGCTGTTCGTGGACCTGGCGGTCGCCCTCACCTGA
- a CDS encoding carbohydrate ABC transporter permease: MSGTTTPRLTDGRQSPPTESTIAIVAPGTHPRRFGGAGRRRTGAVVLHILLVGAGISMVFPFIWMLLTSLKTLPQLLQNPLEFLPNPWTVSNYADAWNAVPFGQAYLNSAYITALVVVGTLITASMAGYAFARIRFRGSKVLFIVFLATQMIPAQVTLIPFYLLMSNLGWVDSHLALIVPGMIANPFAVFLMRQFVLSLPKELEEAALVDGAGRLRTFFSIVLPNLRPGLAALAIITALSVWNAFLFPLVLLNSPDLFTVPLLLTSFQGQHGSINYGLVMAASAIATIPMLIVFVIGQRKILNSMAASGLGGR, translated from the coding sequence ATGAGCGGCACCACGACACCACGCTTGACCGACGGGCGTCAGTCTCCGCCCACGGAGTCGACGATCGCGATCGTCGCCCCCGGCACGCACCCGCGCCGCTTCGGCGGCGCCGGGCGGCGCCGCACCGGTGCCGTCGTGCTGCACATACTTCTCGTCGGGGCCGGCATCTCGATGGTGTTCCCCTTCATCTGGATGCTGCTGACCTCGCTCAAGACGCTTCCCCAGCTGCTGCAGAATCCGCTGGAGTTCCTGCCCAACCCATGGACGGTCTCCAATTACGCCGATGCCTGGAATGCCGTCCCGTTCGGGCAGGCCTACCTGAACAGCGCGTACATCACCGCGCTGGTGGTGGTCGGCACTCTCATCACCGCGTCGATGGCCGGGTACGCCTTCGCGCGGATCCGATTCCGCGGCAGCAAGGTGCTGTTCATCGTCTTCCTGGCGACGCAGATGATCCCTGCACAGGTGACGCTGATCCCCTTCTATCTGCTGATGTCGAACCTCGGCTGGGTCGATTCGCACCTTGCCCTGATCGTGCCGGGCATGATCGCCAACCCGTTCGCCGTGTTCCTGATGCGACAGTTCGTGCTCTCGCTGCCGAAGGAGCTCGAGGAGGCGGCGCTGGTCGACGGCGCCGGCCGGTTGCGCACCTTCTTCAGCATCGTGCTGCCGAACCTGCGGCCCGGTCTTGCGGCGCTGGCGATCATCACGGCGTTGAGCGTGTGGAACGCGTTCCTGTTCCCGCTGGTGCTGCTGAACTCGCCGGACCTGTTCACCGTGCCGCTGCTGCTGACGTCGTTCCAGGGCCAGCACGGGTCGATCAACTACGGGCTGGTGATGGCGGCATCCGCGATCGCCACGATCCCGATGCTGATCGTCTTCGTGATCGGCCAGCGCAAGATCCTCAACAGCATGGCCGCGTCCGGTCTGGGCGGCCGTTGA
- a CDS encoding carbohydrate ABC transporter permease: MTQLTEERMPQATPAASAPPLRREAAWRRRDRLWGYAFVGPQLIGMGLFVVLPFAASLVLAFAHWDGLGELSWVGFDNFISQLQDPLLGRSILNTLIIAVVTVPIGLGLAVIVAVALERLKTRALYLVLFFSPVVTATVAIAMIWQQMFRVDGVLSTTIAKIFHIDPPNWLQDPRLALLAVCIVTIWSSLGLNVVIFLAGLQSISPSVIEAARIDGAGAVRLMLSIRLPLLSPIVFFSSVIAFISSLQTFDIVYVLVSGGGPDNATRTIVYHIYDLGFGRFEFGPSSAASIILLVLTLVITAIQFAAQKKFVHYEDDPA, from the coding sequence GTGACTCAGCTCACCGAGGAGCGGATGCCGCAGGCGACCCCTGCGGCATCCGCCCCACCCCTGCGTCGAGAGGCGGCGTGGCGTCGCCGCGACCGGCTGTGGGGCTACGCCTTCGTCGGCCCGCAGCTGATCGGGATGGGACTGTTCGTGGTCCTGCCGTTCGCGGCCAGCCTGGTGCTCGCCTTCGCCCACTGGGACGGGCTCGGTGAGCTGAGCTGGGTAGGTTTCGACAACTTCATCTCGCAGCTGCAGGATCCGCTGCTGGGACGATCCATCCTCAACACCCTGATCATCGCCGTCGTCACCGTGCCGATCGGTCTGGGGTTGGCGGTCATCGTCGCCGTCGCCCTCGAGCGGCTGAAGACGCGCGCCCTGTACCTCGTGCTGTTCTTCTCCCCGGTCGTCACCGCCACCGTCGCGATCGCGATGATCTGGCAGCAGATGTTCCGCGTCGACGGGGTGCTCTCCACCACCATCGCGAAGATCTTCCACATCGATCCGCCGAACTGGCTGCAGGACCCCAGGCTGGCCCTGCTCGCCGTGTGCATCGTCACCATCTGGTCCTCGCTGGGCCTGAACGTGGTGATCTTCCTCGCCGGGCTGCAGAGCATTTCGCCCTCGGTCATCGAGGCCGCGCGCATCGACGGCGCGGGCGCCGTGCGGCTGATGCTCAGCATCCGCCTTCCGCTGCTCTCGCCGATCGTGTTCTTCTCGTCGGTGATCGCGTTCATCTCGTCGCTGCAGACCTTCGACATCGTCTACGTGCTGGTCTCCGGCGGCGGCCCCGACAACGCGACCCGCACGATCGTCTACCACATCTACGATCTCGGTTTCGGGCGATTCGAGTTCGGTCCGTCCAGCGCCGCGAGCATCATCCTTCTGGTGCTGACGCTCGTCATCACCGCGATCCAGTTCGCCGCTCAGAAGAAGTTCGTTCACTACGAGGATGATCCCGCATGA
- a CDS encoding sugar ABC transporter substrate-binding protein, translated as MSRSKNLKYFAGVAVGALTLGLAACSGGGAGGGGVDANGDATVVWSTWGTPDELTRYTEFNEDFMKRHPDIKVKFQPVAGYGDYHSKLLAQLTSNTAPDVFYVGDDMIGQFVDSKRLMPLKTLMNSENSKTKVDDFFPGLFGAAEHDDEIYAAPNDSNPDVLWYDKEALKAAGVTEDPATLAENGEWTTEKFLEMNAELHDAKLTGSMFWNYWATHWSWLSSQGVDAPYSDSGEFVGNTDADTVAAMQQLGDLFQDGTFVVADTLPDGAGADSVFVTHKSGFFVQGRYTIGTVKSAGVEDAYDIVRWPTPDGEPAPTGVATSFLAINGKTKVEDAAFTFWTEFLSAEGQVFRLKGGGNAVPSIKGADEVVLEDGYPAHAQTFLDMRDIGFEDYPAEARVPGLPVAVAEEFQKLYEGKTDAQQSLDSVATLVKERSGK; from the coding sequence ATGTCCCGCTCGAAGAATCTGAAGTACTTCGCAGGCGTCGCCGTCGGCGCATTGACGCTGGGACTCGCCGCATGCAGCGGTGGGGGAGCAGGCGGCGGCGGTGTCGACGCGAACGGCGACGCCACGGTCGTGTGGTCGACCTGGGGAACGCCTGACGAACTCACCCGGTACACGGAATTCAACGAAGACTTCATGAAGCGCCACCCGGACATCAAAGTCAAGTTCCAGCCCGTTGCCGGTTACGGCGACTACCACTCAAAGCTCCTCGCCCAGCTCACCAGCAACACGGCACCCGACGTGTTCTACGTGGGCGATGACATGATCGGCCAGTTCGTCGACTCCAAGCGCCTCATGCCGCTGAAGACGCTGATGAACTCGGAGAACAGCAAGACCAAGGTCGATGACTTCTTCCCCGGCCTGTTCGGCGCCGCCGAGCACGACGATGAGATCTACGCCGCCCCCAACGACTCCAACCCCGACGTGCTCTGGTACGACAAGGAGGCGCTGAAGGCGGCGGGTGTCACCGAGGATCCGGCCACCCTCGCCGAGAACGGCGAATGGACCACTGAGAAGTTCCTCGAGATGAACGCAGAGCTGCACGACGCGAAGCTGACCGGGTCGATGTTCTGGAACTACTGGGCCACGCACTGGAGCTGGCTGTCCTCGCAGGGTGTCGACGCCCCGTACAGTGACAGCGGCGAGTTCGTCGGGAACACGGATGCCGACACGGTGGCCGCCATGCAGCAGCTGGGCGACCTGTTCCAGGACGGCACCTTCGTGGTCGCCGACACCCTGCCCGACGGCGCAGGTGCGGACAGTGTCTTCGTCACGCACAAGTCCGGATTCTTCGTGCAGGGGCGCTACACGATCGGCACCGTGAAGTCCGCCGGGGTCGAGGACGCGTACGACATCGTGCGCTGGCCCACGCCCGACGGCGAGCCCGCGCCGACCGGCGTCGCGACGAGTTTCCTCGCGATCAACGGCAAGACCAAGGTCGAGGATGCTGCGTTCACCTTCTGGACCGAGTTCCTCTCCGCGGAGGGCCAGGTCTTCCGCCTCAAGGGCGGCGGCAACGCGGTGCCGTCGATCAAGGGCGCCGACGAGGTCGTGCTCGAGGACGGCTACCCCGCCCACGCGCAGACCTTCCTCGACATGCGCGACATCGGATTCGAGGACTACCCGGCCGAGGCGCGCGTGCCAGGGCTGCCCGTCGCTGTCGCCGAGGAGTTCCAGAAGCTCTACGAGGGTAAGACCGACGCTCAGCAGAGCCTCGACAGCGTGGCGACGCTCGTCAAGGAACGGTCGGGTAAGTAA